The following DNA comes from Mucilaginibacter jinjuensis.
CTAAAATTATTTTCGAGGTATCAATCCGGTATTTATCGGCATTGAGTTTAAAATAGGCGATGGCTTCTTTTAAATCCTGAATGGCATAGTATGAGCTTTTTTGCAGTTCGCTGGCGCTGATACCGAAGATGATAGTCTTTTTACTCAGCGTATAATTAATAGCTGCAGATACGTAGCCACGCTGTGCAAATTCTTTGCTCCACAATTTAATGCCTTTGTCGTTCTTAGAACCTGTTCTGAAACCGCCGCCGTGCATCCATATAATCAACGGGCGTTTTTTGGCATTATCATCATGTGGCTGGTAAATATCAAACAGGTGTGCTTTTTTATCAGAGCTGTTGGCGTAGTTAATATTCTCGTCGATAGTTACGTCTTTAAACAGCATATCTTTATACCTGTGCTGTGTGGTTTGGGCATAGGTACTCATGGTAAGTAGAAATGCAGCACCGGTTAAAAATTTTCTGATCAACATAATTCCTGTAAAAAAATAGAATATATACGTTACAAAATTGCTTCGTAGTTGTTGCAGTATCGGCCAATAATACAGCTTTTGGCTTTTTTACTACATTTGAATTTTGAAGATGCAAGATAATAAAAAATGATTGCAGGATTAGGGACAGATTTGGTAGAAGTGGAACGAATTGCTGCAGCGATGGAAAAGCAGGCGGGTTTTCGTGAAATGATATTCTCGGCCACCGAAATTGCTTATTGCGAATCAAAAACAAACAAATACGAACATTATGCTGCCCGTTTTGCCGCCAAAGAAGCTTTTTTTAAAGCGCTTGGTACAGGCTGGCTTACCGGAACAGTGTTTAATGAGATTGAAATAGTTAATAATGAGGACGGGAAACCCGAAATATTTATCTCGGGCGAAACGGCCGATACCCTAAACCCCATGCGTATTACCAACATCATGGTATCACTTACACATGTAAAGGCAATGGCATCGGCAGTGGTAATTATAGAAAAATAAGGATGATACAACAGCAGGCCGACGAAGCCACCCTTGTACAGGAACAGAAATTACGCGAGTTATTAGTTTACCTTTCGCAGCATTCGCCGTTTTATAAAGATCTGTTTGCTCAGAACGAAATCGATATTAACGATATAAAAACCGTTGCCGATTTAACCCGCATACCCACCACCACCAAGGAAGACCTGCAACAGCGCAACCACGATTTTTTATGCGTACCTGCCGAGAAGGTGATTGAGTATACATCAACATCGGGCACATTAGGCGGCCCTGTTACCGTTGCCTTAACAGATAAAGATCTTGATCGCCTGGCCTTAAACGAGTACAACTCATTTTTAAGCGCCGGTGCTACCAAAGATGATTTGTTCCAGCTTATGCTCACGCTGGATAGGCAGTTTATGGCAGGCATGGCCTACTATTTAGGTTTACGCAAACTGGGGGCTGGCGCTATCCGCCTGGGGCCAGGTGTACCATCATTGCAATGGGAAACCATTAAGCGTTTAAAGCCTACGGCAATTGTAGCCGTACCATCCTTTATTTTAAAGCTGATTAAATACGCCAACGAGAATAACATTGATGTGAATGCATCATCTGTTAAAAAGGCAATTTGTATAGGCGAAAATATCCGGAATACAGATTCTTCGCTGAATATTTTAGGGAAGAAGATCACCGATTCCTGGAACATCAAATTGTATTCAACCTACGCATCAACCGAAATGCAAACCGCCTTTACTGAATGCGGCGAAGGTCACGGAGGGCACTATCAGTCCGATTTAATGATTGCCGAAATTTTGGATGATGACGAAAACCCGGTTGGTCCGTACACTGCCGGAGAGTTAACCATTACCACACTTGGTGTAGAAGGGATGCCGCTGCTCCGCTACAAAACAGGCGATATCTGCATGTACTTTGATGAGCCCTGCGCCTGCGGACGATCAAGCTGGAGGTTATCTCCTATTCTTGGCCGCAAAAAACAAATGATTAAGTTTAAAGGAACTACCCTTTATCCACCCGCCTTGTTTGATTTATTGAACGAGCGTGAGGAAATTGTGGACTATGTGGTAGAAGTTTACCCTAATGAAGTTGGGCTGGATGAAGTGCTATTACACATCGTCCCTTCCGTAATCAGTGAAGAGTGCG
Coding sequences within:
- a CDS encoding phenylacetate--CoA ligase family protein, whose product is MIQQQADEATLVQEQKLRELLVYLSQHSPFYKDLFAQNEIDINDIKTVADLTRIPTTTKEDLQQRNHDFLCVPAEKVIEYTSTSGTLGGPVTVALTDKDLDRLALNEYNSFLSAGATKDDLFQLMLTLDRQFMAGMAYYLGLRKLGAGAIRLGPGVPSLQWETIKRLKPTAIVAVPSFILKLIKYANENNIDVNASSVKKAICIGENIRNTDSSLNILGKKITDSWNIKLYSTYASTEMQTAFTECGEGHGGHYQSDLMIAEILDDDENPVGPYTAGELTITTLGVEGMPLLRYKTGDICMYFDEPCACGRSSWRLSPILGRKKQMIKFKGTTLYPPALFDLLNEREEIVDYVVEVYPNEVGLDEVLLHIVPSVISEECDHQIRAYLQARLRVSPHIKYITAEEIQKMQFPETVRKAVKFIDRRI
- the acpS gene encoding holo-ACP synthase, coding for MIAGLGTDLVEVERIAAAMEKQAGFREMIFSATEIAYCESKTNKYEHYAARFAAKEAFFKALGTGWLTGTVFNEIEIVNNEDGKPEIFISGETADTLNPMRITNIMVSLTHVKAMASAVVIIEK